A single window of Bacteroidota bacterium DNA harbors:
- a CDS encoding 30S ribosomal protein S21 produces the protein MLIVQVKEGDTIEKALKKFKKKFEKTGVVKQLRARQKFTKPSVRRREEIIKAVYKQKLQNGEIEK, from the coding sequence ATGTTAATAGTACAAGTTAAAGAAGGCGATACCATTGAAAAGGCCTTAAAAAAGTTTAAGAAGAAGTTTGAAAAAACCGGTGTTGTAAAGCAATTACGCGCTCGTCAAAAGTTTACTAAGCCTTCTGTTCGTCGCCGTGAAGAAATCATTAAAGCGGTTTACAAGCAAAAGCTTCAAAACGGAGAAATCGAAAAATAA